The following proteins come from a genomic window of Solwaraspora sp. WMMA2065:
- a CDS encoding ROK family transcriptional regulator, which produces MGSPRLPGTPRLLRALNDRAALELLIARGPLTRAQLGELTGLSKVTASQLVERLEGRGLVTRVGEQAGGRGPNAQLYAVQPASAHVVGVDVGPDRVVAACADITGSVIGRVEQSTRDTDDPVGVVHNAVVQAASSAETQLASVRRVVLGTPGLVDPANGDITFAYNLPRWHRGLLAALREDLDTTVVFENDVNLAAVAEAHAGAARDVPDFVLVWAGVGVGLAIMLGGRLHHGSTGAAGEIGYLPVPGAPITRDVSRRAKPAFQQLAGADAVRAVAREHGFRAASAGDTVRAAIAAGTRGGPLLDELARRLALGVASSCVVLDPPLVVLTGEVGQAGGSALAERVQHEVAAITLVAPRVVVTELTEEPVLQGALRTALDAARDEVFGSTVA; this is translated from the coding sequence ATGGGTTCCCCGCGCCTGCCCGGCACACCCCGGCTGCTGCGAGCGCTCAACGACCGGGCGGCGCTGGAGCTGCTCATCGCCCGCGGACCACTCACCCGGGCGCAACTCGGCGAGCTGACCGGACTGTCCAAAGTGACGGCGTCGCAGCTGGTCGAGCGACTGGAAGGGCGCGGGCTGGTCACCCGGGTCGGCGAGCAGGCCGGAGGCCGGGGCCCCAACGCCCAGCTGTACGCCGTACAGCCGGCCAGCGCGCACGTCGTCGGAGTCGACGTCGGACCGGACCGGGTGGTGGCCGCCTGCGCCGACATCACCGGATCGGTGATCGGCCGGGTCGAACAGTCCACCAGGGACACCGACGACCCGGTCGGTGTGGTGCACAACGCGGTCGTGCAGGCCGCCAGCAGCGCCGAGACCCAGCTGGCCAGCGTACGGCGGGTGGTGCTGGGCACCCCCGGCCTGGTCGACCCGGCCAACGGCGACATCACCTTCGCGTACAACCTGCCGCGCTGGCACCGCGGCCTGCTCGCCGCCCTGCGCGAGGACCTGGACACCACCGTCGTGTTCGAAAACGACGTCAACCTCGCCGCAGTCGCCGAGGCACACGCCGGCGCCGCCCGCGACGTGCCCGACTTCGTGCTGGTCTGGGCCGGCGTCGGGGTCGGCCTGGCGATCATGCTCGGCGGCCGGCTGCACCACGGCAGCACCGGCGCGGCCGGTGAGATCGGCTACCTGCCGGTGCCCGGCGCACCGATCACGCGCGACGTCTCCCGCCGCGCCAAGCCGGCCTTCCAGCAGCTCGCCGGTGCCGACGCGGTCCGGGCGGTGGCCCGCGAACACGGGTTCCGGGCGGCCAGCGCGGGCGACACGGTGCGGGCCGCGATCGCCGCCGGCACCCGGGGCGGGCCGTTGCTCGACGAGCTGGCCCGCCGGCTCGCGCTCGGCGTCGCCAGCAGCTGCGTGGTGCTCGACCCGCCGCTGGTCGTGCTGACCGGCGAGGTCGGCCAGGCCGGTGGCAGCGCCCTGGCCGAACGGGTGCAGCACGAAGTCGCCGCGATCACCCTGGTCGCCCCCCGGGTCGTGGTCACCGAGCTGACCGAGGAGCCGGTGCTGCAGGGTGCCCTGCGGACCGCCCTCGACGCCGCCCGCGACGAGGTCTTCGGATCCACCGTGGCCTGA
- a CDS encoding ABC transporter ATP-binding protein has protein sequence MPTVADDLVIELDSVGVTRSGTALLQDITLRVQPDQRWVVLGPNGAGKTTLLSLAAGRLHPTTGTVRVLDEQLGRTDLAELRTRIGLTTAALAERIPGTERVLDVVLTAAWSVVGRWRERYDELDVGRAQELLGQFGVAGLAQREYGTLSEGERKRVQIARALMTDPELLLLDEPAAGLDLGAREELVGRLGVLAQDPDSPALMLVTHHVEEIPPGFTHALLLRGGTVVAAGELAATITGEHLSETFGVQLVVERAGQRFTARAG, from the coding sequence GTGCCTACCGTTGCTGACGACCTGGTGATCGAGCTCGACTCAGTGGGCGTGACCCGCTCCGGCACGGCCCTGCTGCAGGACATCACCCTGCGGGTGCAGCCCGACCAGCGGTGGGTGGTGCTCGGCCCGAACGGTGCCGGCAAGACCACCCTGCTCAGCCTCGCCGCCGGCCGGCTGCACCCGACGACCGGCACCGTCCGGGTCCTCGACGAGCAGTTGGGGCGCACCGACCTGGCGGAGCTGCGGACCCGGATCGGGCTGACCACCGCCGCGCTCGCCGAGCGGATCCCCGGCACCGAGCGGGTGCTCGACGTGGTGCTGACCGCCGCCTGGTCGGTGGTCGGCCGGTGGCGGGAGCGCTACGACGAGCTCGACGTGGGCCGGGCGCAGGAGCTGCTCGGCCAGTTCGGCGTGGCCGGGCTGGCGCAGCGCGAGTACGGGACCCTCTCCGAAGGCGAACGCAAGCGGGTGCAGATCGCCCGGGCGCTGATGACCGATCCGGAGCTGCTGCTGCTCGACGAGCCGGCGGCCGGGCTCGACCTCGGTGCCCGCGAGGAGCTGGTCGGCCGGCTCGGGGTCCTCGCCCAGGACCCGGATTCCCCGGCGTTGATGCTCGTCACCCACCACGTGGAGGAGATCCCGCCGGGCTTCACCCACGCCCTGCTGCTGCGCGGCGGCACCGTCGTCGCGGCCGGCGAGTTGGCGGCCACGATCACCGGCGAACACCTGTCGGAGACGTTCGGTGTGCAGCTGGTCGTCGAGCGGGCGGGCCAGCGGTTCACCGCCCGGGCCGGCTGA
- a CDS encoding ribokinase codes for MTAPRIAVVGSANMDLVATAPRLPSPGETLLGTDFVTVPGGKGANQAIAAARAGGDCVFLGAVGSDAFGVTLTGRIARSGVDTSQLRVVYGPSGVAVVMVNAAGENAIVVTPGANAAFRGLTEPELAAVRDADVLVAQLEIPLETVLAAAAAARGAGTRVILNAAPARELPAELLDAVDLLVVNDAEARAVVGAGREDPAALLTVVRRAVLTLGAEGAWFADRDGTVHHVPAFPVETVDSTAAGDAFTGALAVAWGEGRDLVSAVRWASAAGAACVRRLGASVSLPQRAEIDALAG; via the coding sequence GTGACAGCGCCGCGGATCGCGGTGGTGGGCAGCGCGAACATGGACCTGGTCGCGACCGCGCCGAGACTGCCGTCGCCGGGGGAGACTCTGCTCGGCACCGACTTCGTCACGGTGCCCGGCGGCAAGGGCGCCAACCAGGCGATCGCGGCGGCCCGCGCCGGTGGCGACTGCGTGTTCCTCGGCGCGGTCGGCTCGGACGCGTTCGGCGTCACCCTGACCGGCCGGATCGCCCGGTCCGGGGTGGACACGAGCCAGCTGCGGGTGGTGTACGGGCCGTCCGGCGTCGCGGTCGTGATGGTCAACGCGGCCGGCGAGAACGCGATCGTCGTCACCCCGGGCGCCAACGCGGCGTTCCGTGGGCTCACCGAGCCGGAGCTGGCGGCGGTGCGCGACGCCGACGTGCTGGTGGCGCAGTTGGAGATCCCGCTGGAGACGGTGCTGGCCGCCGCGGCGGCGGCTCGCGGTGCGGGCACCAGGGTGATCCTCAACGCCGCCCCGGCGCGCGAGCTGCCGGCCGAACTGCTCGACGCGGTGGATCTGCTGGTGGTCAACGATGCCGAGGCGCGGGCGGTCGTCGGCGCCGGGCGGGAGGACCCGGCGGCGCTGCTGACGGTGGTCCGTCGGGCGGTGCTCACCCTGGGTGCCGAGGGTGCCTGGTTCGCCGACCGCGACGGTACGGTGCACCACGTGCCGGCCTTCCCGGTCGAGACGGTGGACTCCACCGCCGCCGGTGACGCGTTCACCGGCGCGCTCGCGGTCGCCTGGGGCGAGGGGCGGGACCTGGTGTCCGCGGTCCGGTGGGCGTCGGCGGCCGGTGCGGCCTGCGTACGCCGGTTGGGGGCCTCGGTGTCGTTGCCGCAGCGCGCCGAGATCGACGCCCTGGCCGGCTGA
- a CDS encoding YccF domain-containing protein, with product MRVILNLLWLIFGGGIVLGLGYAVAALVCFVLIVTIPFGVASLRLAYYSLWPFGRTLVAKPGAGIGSGLANILWVVLAGWWLALTHIVTGVTLCLTIIGIPFGIANFKLVPAAFWPLGREVVDVEDLRRPVLVHA from the coding sequence ATGCGAGTCATTCTCAACCTGCTCTGGCTCATCTTCGGCGGCGGCATCGTGCTCGGCCTCGGGTACGCGGTGGCAGCCCTCGTCTGCTTCGTGCTGATCGTCACGATCCCGTTCGGGGTGGCGTCGCTGCGGTTGGCCTACTACTCCCTCTGGCCGTTCGGCCGGACGCTGGTCGCGAAGCCGGGGGCGGGGATCGGCTCCGGGCTGGCGAACATCCTCTGGGTGGTGCTGGCCGGCTGGTGGCTGGCGCTCACCCACATCGTCACCGGCGTGACGCTCTGTCTGACGATCATCGGCATTCCGTTCGGCATCGCCAACTTCAAGCTGGTGCCGGCGGCGTTCTGGCCGCTGGGCCGGGAGGTCGTCGACGTCGAGGACCTGCGTCGACCGGTGCTGGTCCACGCCTGA
- a CDS encoding DNA-binding protein, with protein MTTDDLFTPPDAAQSRAHRRHAALLRIAERHADTTARRHRHLHPQVVDPYEAVRLALSLASGGAKADPDEPELDVSDLIAALTLVAPVRADLDAVELGLLEAARSRGLTWQAIAFGLGLGTAQAARQRYERLAGRSGPAGEAD; from the coding sequence GTGACCACCGACGACCTGTTCACCCCGCCCGACGCGGCGCAGTCGCGGGCGCACCGCCGGCACGCTGCCCTGCTCCGGATCGCTGAGCGGCACGCCGACACCACCGCGCGGCGGCACCGCCATCTGCACCCGCAGGTGGTCGACCCGTACGAGGCGGTACGGCTGGCACTCAGCCTGGCCAGTGGCGGCGCCAAGGCCGACCCGGACGAGCCGGAGCTGGACGTCAGCGACCTGATCGCGGCACTGACCCTGGTCGCCCCGGTCCGCGCCGACCTCGACGCCGTCGAACTGGGCCTGCTGGAGGCCGCCCGGAGCCGGGGACTCACCTGGCAGGCGATCGCCTTCGGGCTCGGCCTGGGCACCGCGCAGGCTGCCCGGCAGCGCTACGAACGACTCGCCGGACGCAGCGGTCCGGCCGGCGAAGCCGACTGA
- the map gene encoding type I methionyl aminopeptidase, with product MIELKSAQEIDRMAITGQFVGELLAELSGVAAVGVNLMDIEHHARRRIAERGAESCYWDYAPSFGRGPFRNVLCLSVNDAVLHGLPHDYVLRDGDLLSIDMAVGIDGWVADSAVSVIAGTPDPADLRLIEATEVALAAAIAAAQPGGRLGDVCAAIGDVAGSYGYGVNGEFGGHGIGRTMHEDPHVANTGRAGRGMRLDPGLTIAIEPWFCHSTNKIRYDEDGWTIRSADGSRTAHSEHTVAITPSGPRVLTGRPTP from the coding sequence GTGATCGAGCTCAAGTCCGCCCAGGAGATCGACCGGATGGCGATCACCGGCCAGTTCGTCGGCGAACTGCTCGCCGAGCTGAGCGGTGTCGCCGCAGTCGGCGTCAACCTGATGGACATCGAACACCACGCCCGGCGGCGGATCGCCGAACGCGGCGCCGAGTCCTGCTACTGGGACTACGCCCCGTCGTTCGGCCGCGGTCCGTTCCGCAACGTGCTGTGCCTGTCGGTCAACGACGCGGTGCTGCACGGCCTCCCGCACGACTACGTGCTGCGCGACGGTGACCTGCTCAGCATCGACATGGCGGTCGGCATCGACGGCTGGGTGGCCGACTCCGCGGTCTCCGTCATCGCCGGCACCCCCGATCCGGCCGATCTGCGGCTGATCGAGGCGACCGAGGTCGCCCTCGCGGCGGCGATCGCCGCCGCCCAGCCCGGCGGCCGGCTCGGCGACGTCTGCGCCGCGATCGGCGACGTCGCCGGTTCGTACGGCTACGGCGTCAACGGCGAGTTCGGCGGTCACGGCATCGGCCGCACGATGCACGAGGACCCGCACGTCGCCAACACCGGCCGCGCCGGCCGTGGTATGCGGCTCGACCCCGGCCTGACCATCGCGATCGAGCCCTGGTTCTGCCACTCCACCAACAAGATCAGGTACGACGAGGACGGCTGGACGATCCGCTCCGCTGACGGCTCCCGTACCGCCCACTCCGAACACACCGTCGCCATCACACCGTCCGGTCCCCGGGTCCTGACCGGCCGCCCGACCCCCTGA
- a CDS encoding helix-turn-helix transcriptional regulator → MVRQPLTAEQIAAGQRLGAALRVARAGRSLVEVALAAGISPETLRKIEAGRLPAPAFGTVVRLSQALDVPLGDLADVWLAEMPVRQAS, encoded by the coding sequence ATGGTTCGCCAACCACTCACCGCCGAACAGATCGCCGCAGGCCAGCGACTCGGCGCCGCGCTGCGGGTCGCGCGGGCCGGCCGCAGCCTCGTCGAGGTGGCGCTGGCGGCCGGGATCTCCCCCGAGACGCTGCGCAAGATCGAAGCGGGCCGGCTTCCGGCACCGGCGTTCGGCACCGTGGTCCGGCTCAGCCAGGCCCTCGACGTCCCCCTCGGTGACCTGGCCGACGTCTGGCTGGCCGAGATGCCCGTCCGCCAGGCGTCCTAG
- a CDS encoding DUF6232 family protein, with protein MTTYYDDKSVRITSTEIRVDQHRHPLTQVHRIWQRRGARSWSALAGRGMVGVAFLAPVATALLGLVTALTIDASPTVTIALIGGSILVGLVIIPIADLLLGLLDDSYDRGAHLLELWADVRGAPVLLVSDRDALRVGRIHRALRRAVEAALASQAPAPVRAAPARRALPRPTPGGADRRASGGGRRTAQ; from the coding sequence ATGACCACCTACTACGATGACAAATCCGTACGGATCACCTCCACAGAGATCCGGGTGGACCAGCACCGACATCCGCTCACCCAGGTGCACCGGATCTGGCAGCGGCGGGGTGCCCGCTCGTGGAGCGCCCTGGCCGGCCGGGGCATGGTCGGCGTCGCCTTCCTGGCCCCGGTGGCGACCGCGCTCCTCGGCCTGGTCACCGCGCTGACCATCGACGCCTCGCCGACCGTCACCATCGCGCTGATCGGCGGATCGATCCTGGTCGGGCTGGTCATCATCCCGATCGCGGACCTGCTGCTCGGGCTGCTCGACGACTCCTACGACCGGGGCGCGCACCTGCTCGAACTCTGGGCCGACGTACGGGGCGCTCCGGTGCTGCTGGTGTCCGACCGGGACGCGCTGCGGGTGGGACGCATCCATCGCGCGCTGCGCCGTGCGGTCGAGGCCGCACTGGCGTCGCAAGCGCCTGCTCCGGTCCGGGCCGCTCCGGCCCGCCGGGCGCTACCCCGGCCCACGCCCGGCGGTGCCGACCGGCGCGCCAGCGGTGGTGGCCGGCGCACCGCACAATAG
- a CDS encoding enoyl-CoA hydratase-related protein, translating to MPELVLVEVEQGIATIRLARPPMNALNAAVQEELREAARTVADDERVRAVVVYGGEKVFAAGADIKEMADMSYVDMAARAAQLSSAFDAVARIPKPVVAAITGYALGGGCELALACDWRVVAEDAKLGQPEIKLGVIPGAGGTQRLARLVGPARAKDIILSGRMVAAAEAERIGLADRVVPADQVYMAALDMVRPFVTGPAQAVRAAKLAIDGGLEMDLASGLAWESQLFAGLFATDDRTEGMAAFVAKRKPDFTGR from the coding sequence GTGCCGGAGTTGGTGCTGGTCGAGGTCGAGCAGGGGATTGCCACCATCCGGCTGGCCCGGCCGCCGATGAACGCGCTCAACGCGGCGGTGCAGGAGGAGTTGCGCGAGGCCGCGCGTACCGTCGCCGACGACGAGCGGGTGCGCGCCGTCGTGGTCTACGGCGGTGAGAAGGTCTTCGCCGCCGGGGCCGACATCAAAGAGATGGCCGACATGTCGTACGTGGACATGGCGGCCCGCGCGGCGCAGCTGTCCAGCGCGTTCGACGCGGTCGCCCGGATCCCGAAACCGGTGGTCGCCGCGATCACCGGCTACGCCCTCGGCGGCGGCTGTGAGCTGGCCCTGGCCTGCGACTGGCGGGTGGTCGCCGAGGACGCCAAACTCGGCCAGCCGGAGATCAAGCTGGGGGTCATCCCCGGTGCCGGCGGCACCCAGCGGTTGGCTCGGCTGGTCGGCCCGGCCCGCGCCAAGGACATCATCCTGTCCGGACGGATGGTCGCCGCCGCGGAGGCCGAGCGGATCGGCCTGGCCGACCGCGTCGTCCCGGCCGACCAGGTGTACATGGCGGCACTCGACATGGTGCGACCGTTCGTCACCGGCCCGGCCCAGGCTGTCAGGGCGGCCAAGCTGGCCATCGACGGGGGCCTGGAGATGGACCTCGCCTCCGGCCTGGCCTGGGAGAGCCAGCTGTTCGCCGGCCTGTTCGCCACCGACGACCGCACCGAGGGGATGGCGGCGTTCGTCGCCAAGCGCAAGCCCGACTTCACCGGTCGCTAG
- a CDS encoding acetolactate synthase, translating into MVERIEGHGGTLALAAAQAYGVRELFTLSGGHIFPLYDAAHAADFPIYDVRHEQTAVFAAEAVAKLQRRPGLAALTAGPGVTNGISGLTSAFFNAAPVLVLGGRAPAFRWGSGSLQEIDHVPLVAPVTKHAATVAATDDVPAAVGAALSAALAPHRGPAFLDLPLEVIFSTAEVTAPTAAAVPVVEPDPDEVARAARLIAAADRPVIVAGSDVYAGDAVAALREAAEALQVPVFTNGMGRGSLPPGHPLAFAKARRVAFGRADVVVVIGTPLDFRLSFGDFGTAQVVHVVDAPGQRATHVQPAVSPAGDLRLILSAFADHTGDRADHTGWLADLRAAEEQARARDAAELAAGSDPIRPSRIYGELRAVLDPDAVTIGDGGDFVSYAGRYLEPSVPGSWLDPGPYGCLGTGMGYAMGARLTYPDRQVCVLMGDGAAGFSLMDVESLARQKLPVVIVVGNNGIWGLEKHPMRAMYGYDVAADLQPGLRYDEIVGALGGAGETVTKAGDIGPALRRAFDAGVPYLVNVVTDPEDAYPRSSNLA; encoded by the coding sequence ATGGTGGAACGGATCGAGGGACACGGCGGGACGTTGGCACTGGCCGCCGCGCAGGCGTACGGCGTACGTGAGCTGTTCACCCTCTCCGGTGGCCACATCTTCCCGCTGTACGACGCCGCGCACGCCGCCGACTTCCCGATCTACGACGTACGGCACGAGCAGACCGCCGTCTTCGCCGCCGAGGCGGTGGCGAAACTGCAGCGCCGCCCCGGGCTCGCCGCACTCACCGCGGGCCCCGGCGTCACCAACGGCATCTCCGGTCTGACCAGCGCCTTCTTCAACGCCGCGCCGGTGTTGGTGCTCGGTGGCCGGGCACCGGCGTTCCGCTGGGGGTCGGGCAGCCTGCAGGAGATCGACCACGTACCGCTGGTCGCCCCGGTCACCAAGCACGCCGCCACGGTCGCCGCGACGGACGACGTACCGGCCGCGGTCGGTGCCGCGCTGTCCGCCGCGCTCGCCCCGCACCGCGGCCCGGCCTTTCTCGACCTGCCGCTGGAGGTGATCTTCTCGACCGCCGAGGTGACCGCGCCGACCGCCGCCGCGGTGCCGGTGGTCGAGCCCGACCCGGACGAGGTCGCCCGCGCGGCCCGGCTGATCGCCGCCGCCGACCGTCCGGTGATCGTCGCCGGCTCCGACGTGTACGCCGGGGACGCCGTCGCGGCGTTGCGGGAGGCCGCCGAGGCGCTGCAGGTGCCGGTCTTCACCAACGGCATGGGGCGTGGGTCGCTGCCGCCGGGGCACCCGCTGGCCTTCGCGAAGGCGCGGCGGGTCGCGTTCGGCCGGGCCGACGTGGTGGTCGTGATCGGCACCCCGCTGGACTTCCGGCTCAGTTTCGGTGACTTCGGCACCGCCCAGGTGGTGCACGTCGTCGACGCGCCGGGCCAGCGGGCGACCCACGTGCAGCCGGCCGTTTCGCCCGCCGGTGACCTGCGGCTGATCCTGTCCGCGTTCGCCGACCACACCGGCGACCGGGCCGACCACACCGGCTGGCTGGCCGACCTGCGCGCCGCCGAGGAGCAGGCCCGGGCGCGGGACGCGGCCGAGCTCGCCGCCGGGTCCGACCCGATCCGCCCGTCGCGGATCTACGGCGAGCTGCGGGCGGTGCTCGACCCGGACGCCGTGACCATCGGCGACGGTGGTGACTTCGTCTCGTACGCCGGCCGTTACCTGGAGCCGTCGGTGCCGGGCAGCTGGCTCGACCCCGGCCCGTACGGCTGCCTGGGCACCGGGATGGGCTACGCGATGGGTGCTCGGCTCACCTACCCGGACCGGCAGGTCTGCGTGCTGATGGGCGACGGTGCAGCCGGCTTCTCGCTGATGGACGTCGAGTCGCTGGCCCGGCAGAAGTTGCCGGTGGTGATCGTGGTCGGTAACAACGGCATCTGGGGGCTGGAGAAGCACCCGATGCGCGCCATGTACGGCTACGATGTCGCCGCCGACCTGCAGCCGGGGCTGCGCTACGACGAGATAGTCGGGGCGCTGGGCGGCGCGGGGGAGACGGTGACCAAGGCCGGCGACATCGGTCCGGCGCTGCGCCGGGCCTTCGACGCCGGGGTGCCGTACCTGGTCAATGTGGTGACCGACCCGGAGGACGCCTATCCGCGTTCGTCGAACCTGGCCTGA
- a CDS encoding ATP-binding cassette domain-containing protein, with translation MSHAIWAEGLVKRFGATTALAGVDLAVRTGTVFGLLGPNGAGKTTAVRVLATLLRPDAGHARVLGFDVVGRAHQVRQSIGLTGQYASVDETLTGVENLIMIGRLLGSSRRDARSRARQLLAEFQLTDAADRAAKTYSGGMRRRLDLAASLVGRPQVLFLDEPTTGLDPRSRNELWELVRGLVAGGVTVLLTTQYLEEADQLADELAVVDHGRVIAGGTPEELKAKTGAQVLAVRPTDPKQLPTVLTALRELSGNEPSLAQTTVTVSTADADLLPAVVRRLDESGVKVGELALRSSSLDEVFLSLTGHRADPGSGGSPTGTGSATGPGGSETGSGERPTPATGPAGTGAQPTADTMEGIR, from the coding sequence ATGTCGCACGCGATCTGGGCCGAGGGCCTGGTCAAGCGGTTCGGCGCGACGACCGCGTTGGCCGGGGTGGATCTCGCGGTCCGTACCGGCACCGTGTTCGGCCTGCTCGGTCCGAACGGTGCCGGCAAGACGACTGCGGTCCGGGTGCTCGCGACCCTGCTGCGGCCGGACGCCGGGCACGCCCGGGTACTGGGCTTCGATGTGGTCGGCCGGGCTCACCAGGTCCGTCAGTCGATCGGACTGACCGGGCAGTACGCCTCGGTCGACGAGACGCTGACCGGCGTGGAAAACCTGATCATGATCGGTCGGTTGCTGGGGTCGTCCCGGCGGGACGCGCGCTCCCGTGCCCGGCAACTGCTGGCCGAGTTCCAACTCACCGACGCCGCCGATCGCGCGGCCAAGACCTATTCGGGCGGTATGCGCCGCCGGCTCGACCTGGCGGCCAGCCTGGTGGGACGGCCACAGGTGCTGTTCCTCGACGAACCGACCACCGGGCTGGACCCGCGCAGCCGCAACGAGCTGTGGGAGCTGGTCCGTGGGCTGGTCGCCGGTGGCGTGACGGTGCTGCTCACCACCCAGTACCTGGAGGAGGCCGACCAGCTGGCCGACGAGTTGGCCGTGGTCGACCACGGTCGGGTGATCGCCGGCGGTACGCCGGAGGAGCTGAAGGCCAAGACCGGTGCCCAGGTCCTCGCGGTGCGCCCGACCGATCCGAAACAGTTGCCGACGGTGCTGACCGCGCTGCGGGAGCTGTCCGGCAACGAGCCGTCGTTGGCTCAGACCACGGTGACGGTGAGCACCGCCGATGCGGACCTGCTGCCGGCGGTGGTCCGCCGACTCGACGAGTCCGGGGTGAAGGTGGGTGAGCTGGCGTTGCGCAGCTCAAGCCTGGACGAGGTCTTCCTGTCGCTCACCGGCCACCGGGCCGATCCGGGCTCCGGCGGATCGCCGACCGGCACCGGTTCTGCGACCGGCCCCGGCGGCTCGGAGACCGGCTCCGGCGAGCGCCCGACACCGGCGACCGGGCCGGCCGGTACGGGAGCACAGCCGACCGCCGACACCATGGAGGGAATCCGTTGA
- a CDS encoding ABC transporter permease: MTATTATTSELSGRHQWVSPVAGLRHTRTLAWRSLVQIKHNPLELLDLSVQPLMFLLLFTYVFGGAIAGTPGDYLTFALPGIIVQNALFATMTTGFGLNTDLTKGVFDRLRSLPIARWAPLAGRILADTVKQAWSVLLLLGVGMILGYRVEGGPVGLLGAFALILAFTLAASWISVLVGVMVSEPEKVQIFGFMVIFPLTFTSNAFVPTETMPGWLQAWVEVNPVTILADGLRGLLSGAPAAGPVGFSLLWAAGIAAVFAPLALARFKRRV, encoded by the coding sequence TTGACCGCCACCACCGCCACCACGTCCGAGCTGTCCGGGCGGCACCAGTGGGTCAGCCCGGTGGCCGGGCTGCGGCACACCCGCACCCTGGCCTGGCGGAGCCTGGTGCAGATCAAGCACAATCCATTGGAGCTGCTCGATCTCAGCGTCCAGCCGCTGATGTTCCTGCTGCTGTTCACTTACGTGTTCGGCGGCGCGATCGCCGGCACGCCGGGGGACTATCTGACCTTCGCGTTGCCGGGAATCATCGTGCAGAACGCCCTTTTCGCGACGATGACCACGGGGTTCGGGCTGAACACCGACCTCACCAAGGGGGTGTTCGACCGGTTGCGGTCGTTGCCGATCGCCCGGTGGGCGCCGCTGGCCGGGCGGATCCTGGCCGACACCGTCAAGCAGGCCTGGTCGGTGCTGCTGCTGCTGGGTGTCGGGATGATCCTCGGCTACCGGGTCGAAGGTGGTCCGGTCGGCCTGCTCGGCGCGTTCGCGCTGATCCTGGCCTTCACCCTGGCCGCGTCGTGGATCTCGGTGCTGGTCGGGGTGATGGTCAGCGAGCCGGAGAAGGTGCAGATCTTCGGCTTCATGGTGATCTTTCCGCTGACCTTCACCAGTAACGCATTCGTGCCGACCGAGACTATGCCGGGCTGGCTTCAGGCCTGGGTCGAGGTCAACCCGGTGACGATCCTCGCCGACGGCCTGCGTGGCCTGCTCAGTGGCGCGCCCGCCGCCGGCCCGGTCGGCTTCTCGCTGCTCTGGGCAGCCGGCATCGCGGCGGTGTTCGCGCCGCTGGCGCTCGCCCGGTTCAAGCGCCGGGTCTGA
- a CDS encoding PLD nuclease N-terminal domain-containing protein: MARVFILLFMLHVVLMAVALISCLSAEKGDVRALPRLLWVPVIIVIPLLGPAAWFLSRRPGFGSPSPLGGVPRPTGTPPPRNRPTAPDDDPEFLRALDAERSKQDRELFERWEEDLRRREDDLRRRDAADPREDRRPESGA; encoded by the coding sequence ATGGCCCGCGTGTTCATCCTGCTCTTCATGCTCCACGTCGTGCTCATGGCGGTGGCGCTGATCAGCTGCCTCTCAGCGGAGAAAGGTGACGTCCGCGCCCTGCCGCGCCTGCTCTGGGTGCCGGTCATCATCGTCATCCCACTCCTCGGGCCGGCCGCCTGGTTCCTCAGCCGCCGGCCCGGCTTCGGCAGCCCGTCACCGCTCGGCGGCGTCCCCAGACCGACCGGTACCCCGCCACCGCGCAACCGTCCGACGGCCCCCGACGACGATCCCGAGTTCCTGCGCGCGCTCGACGCCGAAAGGTCGAAGCAGGATCGCGAGCTCTTCGAACGGTGGGAGGAGGACCTGCGCCGCCGGGAGGACGACCTGCGCCGCCGGGACGCCGCAGACCCCCGGGAGGACCGCCGGCCCGAGTCAGGCGCCTGA